In the genome of Raphanus sativus cultivar WK10039 chromosome 4, ASM80110v3, whole genome shotgun sequence, one region contains:
- the LOC108835714 gene encoding uncharacterized protein LOC108835714 isoform X1 codes for MTQTNAGASTGAAATTTELPPPPQPQRNEMVLHTGSLSFSSHMSREDEEMTRSALSAFRAKEDEIEKRRMEVRERIQAQLGRVEEETRRLSTLREELESMPDPMRKEVSVVRKKIDSVNKELKPLGSTVQKKEREYKEALDTFNEKNREKVQLITKLMEMEQLVGESEKLRMKKLEELSKSIEETV; via the exons ATGACTCAGACCAACGCCGGAGCTTCAACCGGAGCCGCCGCGACGACGACGgagcttcctcctcctcctcagccGCAGAGAAACGAGATGGTGTTGCACACGGGAAGCTTGAGCTTCAGCAGCCACATGTCGAGAGAAGACGAGGAGATGACTCGTTCTGCTCTCTCTGCTTTTAGGGCTAAAGAGGATGAGATTGAGAAGAGGAGGATGGAGGTTCGTGAACGGATCCAGGCTCAGTTGGGTCGGGTCGAGGAAGAAACCCGACGACTCTCCACCCTTCGCGAG GAGCTTGAGTCTATGCCAGATCCTATGAGGAAGGAAGTATCTGTGGTACGTAAGAAGATTGATAGTGTTAACAAAGAACTCAAACCTTTAGGTTCCACTGTTCAAAAGAAG GAAAGGGAATACAAAGAAGCGCTTGATACATTCAACGagaagaacagggagaaagtgCAGCTGATCACCAAACTCATGGAG ATGGAACAGTTGGTAGGAGAAAGCGAGAAGTTGAGGATGAAGAAGTTGGAGGAGCTGAGCAAGAGCATTGAAGAAACCGTGTGA
- the LOC108835714 gene encoding uncharacterized protein LOC108835714 isoform X2, which produces MTQTNAGASTGAAATTTELPPPPQPQRNEMVLHTGSLSFSSHMSREDEEMTRSALSAFRAKEDEIEKRRMEVRERIQAQLGRVEEETRRLSTLREELESMPDPMRKEVSVVRKKIDSVNKELKPLGSTVQKKEREYKEALDTFNEKNREKVQLITKLMELVGESEKLRMKKLEELSKSIEETV; this is translated from the exons ATGACTCAGACCAACGCCGGAGCTTCAACCGGAGCCGCCGCGACGACGACGgagcttcctcctcctcctcagccGCAGAGAAACGAGATGGTGTTGCACACGGGAAGCTTGAGCTTCAGCAGCCACATGTCGAGAGAAGACGAGGAGATGACTCGTTCTGCTCTCTCTGCTTTTAGGGCTAAAGAGGATGAGATTGAGAAGAGGAGGATGGAGGTTCGTGAACGGATCCAGGCTCAGTTGGGTCGGGTCGAGGAAGAAACCCGACGACTCTCCACCCTTCGCGAG GAGCTTGAGTCTATGCCAGATCCTATGAGGAAGGAAGTATCTGTGGTACGTAAGAAGATTGATAGTGTTAACAAAGAACTCAAACCTTTAGGTTCCACTGTTCAAAAGAAG GAAAGGGAATACAAAGAAGCGCTTGATACATTCAACGagaagaacagggagaaagtgCAGCTGATCACCAAACTCATGGAG TTGGTAGGAGAAAGCGAGAAGTTGAGGATGAAGAAGTTGGAGGAGCTGAGCAAGAGCATTGAAGAAACCGTGTGA